CTCAAAGAAGTAGGAAATCAATCAGTGAGCTCAGTTTATGATACACAATGAACAGTCACTGTCATACATTTGGGGCAGACAGAGATGCATAGAATAGGCCTGTCAAGAATCTATCAGCCAGAGAACAGATTAACAAAGATTCAGTACTTCAAAAGCGGTATTCGACTTATCTGAGAGGAACAACTGCTCAACCTCTCCTACACATTCACCTGATTCTTCTTGCTGTCAGATTTCTGATAAACTTAAGGCAACTATTCCTCATCCTTTTGTCCTATGATGCTTAACTGCAAGGATGATGGACCATATATCTCAGCACATATCCTCTCTACCAACATCAATGAGGAGATAACAGATTGTACGCACCAAAATCACCAAACAACAAGAAAGGAGTTACCCCTCTGCTGCACAGTTGCTTCAGTAAAAAGTTTTTCATGTTGGATAGAGGAAGAACTAAAACCAAGTGCTTGCGCTTTTCTTCCCCATGTGCAGGGCagctcggtgcactaagctcccgctatgcgtggGGTCCGGCAACCACCATAAATCCTCAACATGTGTGGAGATGGCCTCATGGCCAGCGCAATAGCTAAATATTACCGCCGCTGAAATCTACTGGTAAACTTTCACATTCTAGTACTACCAATAGTCTCCACAGGTACAAACACCTCCACTGAAGTGATGAAACCGGTTATTATCCCGAATGATTATCAATCTCCCCACAATCTTTGATATGATCTTGATAGCAGTATGACAATCTCCACAAACCCTTAAATTTTTCATCACACGAATTGGTCTCCCAGATGGTACATTTAGAATTGCAAAGGCAACAGCCAATTTTTCGCTATGATACTTGAGCATGTGTGCCTTCTCCTCTTCATCCACATCATGCAGGACCAATTTCGTGGCAGAGACATAACCCTCCTGCTTCATTAGTAATTCTAATTCTTCCAAGAAAGCATATATTTTCTTGTTGTCTGGATGCATGGTATCCCCGACTGAAAAAAGATGAATCTGATTTTGCAGCTCAACCCAGCTGTAACCAGGCATTTTCCTTACACCTATATCCCTCATTTTTAATCTCATCTTGCTAACATCACGCCATCTACCAGAAGCTGCATATAAGTTTGAGAGAAGGACATACATCCCTGCATTCAATGGCTCTAAACTGAAAATCATTTCAGCAGCCTTTTCTCCTAATTCAGTATTTCCATGGATCCTACTTGCCCCAAGGAGAGCACCCCAAGTTGCAGCATCTGGTTCACATGGCATGTCCTTCATTAGATTTTGAGCATCATTCAGGCGACCAGCTCGACCCAGAAGGTCAATCATGCAAGTATAGTGTTTCGGGTTTGCAGTTATTCCATAATCTCGACCCATTGAGTAAAAGTATTCCATGCCCTTGTCAATCAGGCCAGTATGGCCACAAGCAGACAATACACCAACCTataaagaaaaaggacaaaaaaagGAAACCTAAATAACTGTatataaaaataagaaaataaaaaaacatgCACATAAGAGGGAAGTATTGAGAATATAATGATTGTGTCAAAACCCTATATCAGATGATGGTTGGTCTCTGTAGCGTGACTGTTCAACTAGAAAGAATGGAACATGCAAAGGTAACCCACAACACACCGGAGCAATCTTTACATACAATCACATTAAGCAATTAGGGATGGAGTGGTTTTGAACAGTTCCATAAATGCAAAAGCAGTTCTAAAATAACCTTGAAATCATTTCTAAAATTAATAATGTATCAACATTACCATGGTGACATCATCAGGTTTGAAACCTGCTTCTTTCATCGATTTGAATAGTTGAAGAGCTTGTTTGCCAAAACCATGCCTTGCATAACCAACGATCATTGTATTCCAAGAGACAGCATCTTTCTCTTCTATTTCCTCGAACACATCATATGGCTCATCAATGCTTCCACACTTACAGTACATTGCTAGGAGCGCATTTCCTACGTAGCAACCAGTGTGATATCCAGCCTTGACAAGCAGTCCATGTATTTGCTTTCCTAATTCGAAAGCAGCAATGTCAGCACATGTACTCAAAGCGCAAGTAAATGCCGACCTATTTATCCTCCCGCCATTTCTTTTCATCTCCACAAACATGCGCAATGCCTCCTCACTATTGCCACTTTGAGCATATCCAGCAATTATTGCTGCCCAAGAGATGCAATCACGACAAGGCATGCAATGAAATAAACTTCTGGCACTCACGATATCCCCATTTTGTGCATAGCCTGTTATCATTGTGTTCCAAGAGCTGACGTTCTTGCAAGGCATTGCCTCAAAGAATTCCCTCGCCAAGTCCATCCTCTTAGACTGCACATATCCTGCAATCATTGCATTCCACGAGATCTCATTCTTCTCTGGCATCTCATGGAAAATCCTTCTAGCCTCATCTACCATCCCATTCTGTACATAACCAGAAAGCAGTGAAGTCCACGTAAACACGTCTTTAATGGGGGACTCATCGAACAACTTCCTCGCTTCCTCCAAATTATCATTCTGGGCATAACAAGAAATTATTGTGTTCCATGAGACCTGATCCTTCACAGGCATTCTATCAAAAAGCACCCTCGCCTCAGCCAATAACTGCTTCTTCAAATACCCGCCCAACAAGCAATTCCAAGAAACCAGCGGCCAATAGTCCTTTGACTCAAACAATTTCCTCGCCTCCTCAATCCTCCCATTCTGAACATACGTAGCCAGAAGTCCATTCCACGAGATTTCATTCTTCACAGGCATCATGTCAAAGATCCTTTTAGCATCAGCAATGTATCCATTCTGGGCATACCCGGAAAGCAACGCATTCCACGAAACTACATCTTTAACAGGCATTTGATCAAACAATATCTTAGCTGACCCAAAATTCTTACTCTTGATATACCCACTAAGCATAATGTTCCAGGATACCAAATCTCTTTGAGGCATTTCATCAAACAATTGCTGTGCGAGGTCCAATCTGCCGTTCGACAAATACCCAGATATCATTGCATTCCAGGATACACAGGACTTGGCAGGCATGGAATCAAATAAGCGCAGTGCGGAATCGCATTCTCCTTGTCGCATGTGTTGGGTGATGGTCCTGTTCCATTGCACTATATCCGAGCTACTGACTTTTTTTGCCTTCGCCGGTGGTTCACCGCCGGATATCTTGGGACTTTTTCTGTGTGGTAATTCTGCTCTGAGATGAGTCGCCGGTTCGTTTTTCAGTGAACGCGAACAAATGCTGTACAATCTTCTGAAGCGCATTTTGAAATCACGTACCATTGGTCTAAACAGTCAGACCATTATTTTCAAACTCTGTAAACTTTGGCGGGAGGTAGTTGCACGTCTATTGATCAGATGAGGGGCTATCTTGAGCCCAAAAAGCCATCTTGGACCAACAAGTTACACTGTACAAATTCATTTCTAGCCCGTCCAATAATCTGGATATTTACACAAATAGCCGATCATATTCATTATTTACCTTTTCTAGTCATATACGCAgattatatatttattatatataattatacacGCATATTACATAAAAtatgcatatattatatattCACCGCCTTTTTTAAGTTTCAGCTGTTGGGgcggctatttgggttaattatGTTCTTATTAAAATGAGAAGATTAACTTTTGAAATCGACAATATTCAAACACGAGCATTTAAGTCACTGGAATAGTTCAGAGTCCAAACAAAATTAATACTAGTTACCTCCTATAAaagttgataccttatttattttaaataaatacctttttaaaaaattatattccataacTACCTTTTGactttttatagccaaatatttatttatggtcacctcctaTCCTTAAGTCATAAAAtaagctttgtattatttttctctctcatatcCCCTCAAATTTCTCCTATCCCCTACCCCATATCTCTCTATTTACATCGACTTTCTGTTACACGCCCTAAAAAGCAGATGCATAAAATGTATTCATCTGTGTATCTCCATAggcggttttttttttttgggattgcACTGTATATTAGGCCATGACTGCATTACTGGTTCTTGAGAGCAGACTGAAGGAATGAAAAAGCATTGATGAAGTCAACACCATATTCTTTATGGTCAAGATGTGAGATCAGTTTTCCGCTGGGACTTAGTGTGATATGTAAACAATTGGGTGCTAttatattcatatgttttttaatGGTTGAAAATTCCGTAGCTAATATTGTTTTTTTATTGAACAAAGGCGACGGagttggggctgagcaacttgaattttctgttaatatattcaatgtatctcgctgttttttattgtattcattgtctttttttatcattgtatttcaatatatCTCACTGTATTTTATGtgtttcattgtattcattatctttttttcattgtatttcaatgtaaaTCACTGTATTCTATGtgtttcattgtattcactgtctcgctggTGGCAcaagtaaatgtgaagttttgaagactgaacaaaggaactcagtcatggaccgagtccatcttgtgaagcacagtcgtgatcaacccaaacatgtgagatgcacatgaaggagataaatctaacttatcagaagtaatatctcctgatctgatcgaaaaagttgcatattggataaggagagaaagactccttacacgaaGAGAACGCAGTTTAGGAAGAGGAtagtgttagagtatgagatcaactagaactcttctaccatAAAAGAGTAGCATTTCtatcccagtcaatctctaattactaacccattgaatatcagtgttgttctcttttacaggtaatacacataagcagaagttaaacgtgaattgagagcaaaatagcaaggcaattttgcaagcaattcatgtgtgattcaagtgtgcaatcctgaagctacttgaaccagttccaagtgtctttcttttatttctagttcaattgtagtaggtgtttttaTTGTACCTTTTCAATTTTTATAGAagtaattgtattaggtacttagagttttcaagttagagttaacttgaagttgtcgcaacagttgaagttgtgtgccacaacaggattagagttaatcctaggtttacaaaagagtttttgtaaatgcagtttttggctcagtgattttagtggaagtttggaaaaatcctactgagtagtaggtcgtggtttttttcaccttttgaaccaggtgttttccacgtaaaaatctctatgttctttattttctttacttattattccgcaaacagtagtagttggaacacatagaagaaccaggtccttctgtaatcaagttaagcaaaaattgggtaccacacaaatcactcccctcttgtgtggtattggagtctaaaacatcaattggtatcagagcaggttatccttgaagaggttaacaccttaggaacagatcaagatgtgtgcaccacctgaaaactgggaagggcaatccactgctaggcccccactctttaatggtcagtactattcttggtggaagaacaggatgagagaccacatcataggagaagactataaACTTTGGGACATAGTCACTAGTGGTCCTCTggctactacaaagaagaatgctgaaggagtggacgtgccaaagacaatagttgactgcactgctgaagatttgaagaaatgggaaaagaatgccaagACCAAGAAGTGGCTTGtttgtggactaggtccagacgagtacaataggattcaaagttgtaccactgttaaggagatatgggacactctacaagtggcccatgaaggagaacctcaagtaaagagatcaaaaGGAACACTGTTATATtttcaatatgagaatttcaccatgaaggaaggagaaactatccagaaaatgtacacaaggttcacaacactaacaaatgaacttaaatcccTTGGAAgaattattcttgaagaagacaaggttgagaaaatcttgacaagggtcttaccagtaacttgggaaagcaacatcactgctattcaggaatcaaagaacattgctactctcaagttagatgagctgattggaaatctcactgcctatgaactgagaagacaaaccatgaaaatggatacacccaagaaggaaaggagtctGGTTCTCAcaatagctgaaggtgcagatctagaggatgatgaaatggccatgatcacaagggatttcaaaaagtacctgatgagaggaaagagttcttcaagaggtacaaccttcaacaaaccaagggatcctgagaaacagaccaacgagggctgctacaaatgtggaaagactgaccacatgatcaagaattgtccTCGGTGGGAAATCAAATAGAATAAGGAAAaacgaaggaacaggttcaacccaaaaggaacaaaggatcaacaaaggctatggttgctgcttagGAAGAAACATTAGATGGGGATTCAGAAGATGaactggagatgaacaagcacttatggccattggataataagatgatgaacaagaggtaagtgttattcatctcaaagacaagattaaattcttGTCTAAAGAAAGGCCATCTGAATTATTGCTAGACTTTATTTATGAGTCTGAGGTTataaacaatgaaaaggaacaGTTGTCTAGGGAATatgtgatcctaaaagccaagtgcaaaaatctggaatTTAAGGCTAGagaaagtgatagtaaaaatgctgagttgaagaaccaggttcttgaacttgacaccagtgtcttagaacttagatctgaaaatttaaaactaaaattaggaacaggtaagaaTAAAggtgatcacacacatctcaccttagaagaaaatctaggaaaggtgaaagatgagttgtacaaaaaagatgagcagataagagtcctaaaagaagatctaggcaaggtgaagcatgaactagatagaacttGTAAGTGGAATAAGTCCTCTGATGCACTATCCTGGATACAAGAGCACCAcagtagcaacaagagaggacttggctatgggaccccaacacctaagtgggatcccaaaagcaagtatatCACACTTCCTGGAAAAAAAATCTGCACACAttgtggcaagactggtcattacaaaagtgaacgtaatgcaaaagaaaaggccagtcaaaagaacaaaacctttgttcaagagaaaaataggctgcttggatgggccaaaaggaatttaattcacccctttgcctatagaaagg
This sequence is a window from Nicotiana sylvestris chromosome 3, ASM39365v2, whole genome shotgun sequence. Protein-coding genes within it:
- the LOC104219997 gene encoding pentatricopeptide repeat-containing protein At4g02750, with the translated sequence MVRDFKMRFRRLYSICSRSLKNEPATHLRAELPHRKSPKISGGEPPAKAKKVSSSDIVQWNRTITQHMRQGECDSALRLFDSMPAKSCVSWNAMISGYLSNGRLDLAQQLFDEMPQRDLVSWNIMLSGYIKSKNFGSAKILFDQMPVKDVVSWNALLSGYAQNGYIADAKRIFDMMPVKNEISWNGLLATYVQNGRIEEARKLFESKDYWPLVSWNCLLGGYLKKQLLAEARVLFDRMPVKDQVSWNTIISCYAQNDNLEEARKLFDESPIKDVFTWTSLLSGYVQNGMVDEARRIFHEMPEKNEISWNAMIAGYVQSKRMDLAREFFEAMPCKNVSSWNTMITGYAQNGDIVSARSLFHCMPCRDCISWAAIIAGYAQSGNSEEALRMFVEMKRNGGRINRSAFTCALSTCADIAAFELGKQIHGLLVKAGYHTGCYVGNALLAMYCKCGSIDEPYDVFEEIEEKDAVSWNTMIVGYARHGFGKQALQLFKSMKEAGFKPDDVTMVGVLSACGHTGLIDKGMEYFYSMGRDYGITANPKHYTCMIDLLGRAGRLNDAQNLMKDMPCEPDAATWGALLGASRIHGNTELGEKAAEMIFSLEPLNAGMYVLLSNLYAASGRWRDVSKMRLKMRDIGVRKMPGYSWVELQNQIHLFSVGDTMHPDNKKIYAFLEELELLMKQEGYVSATKLVLHDVDEEEKAHMLKYHSEKLAVAFAILNVPSGRPIRVMKNLRVCGDCHTAIKIISKIVGRLIIIRDNNRFHHFSGGVCTCGDYW